In the genome of Torulaspora globosa chromosome 2, complete sequence, the window GATGTTAGTTTAGAGTATGCTGATTATGAGCAAGCACCTGAACCATTAAGGAAAAGGCGAAAGATTTCATTAACTGGTTACGAGTCTGATTCATctgacgaggaagatagTGATATCGAAACTGTGTCCAAGTCGGATGGGAAGCAAAAAGCTTCAGAGTACGCtattgaagatgacatGTTTGCGGCTGATGAAGTCGATCAAGCTTCCAGAAATGCAGGCAATGATGAGGAATATGACCACGATCAGTACGATGAAGACACCATCGATGATTCCCCAGAAACGCATCTGCCGGACGATGGAGATTTCCAAGTCGAGGCATTCAATTTAgtggaagaaagagagaaaggCTACCTGGATGAAGCCGGCAACTATATACCGACAAAAGATCATGACGAGGACGCCAtgcaagatcaagattTATGGATAAATGATTTCAAGGATGTGCAGAAAGCGGCTGCTTCGCAAAAGCATGCGGAGAGCAGCAGAAGGATGGAAAACCGAAAAGTTCAACAAAGCAGCAGACATTACATGATAGATGAGGCGCTGTTGCGGTTCTACTTCTTTTTGTCCTGTGACGGTACAATTGTAGATACCTTGGCGAAACTGAACAAAAGACGTGAAACAGGCTGCCAGTATGTCCTGAACTCGATCAACTACATCTCAGACCTGATCAACAGTCTTGAGCAGAAGGGCCTTGAGGACGTCTATTTGCTAAAACGCGCTAATGTCGCCGCATTGTACAAGGAAGAATGTTTGAGCGATTCTGCAGTTATAGACGATTATAAATCGCTAATATGGTCCTTCAGCTGGTCGAAGAAACCGTCTGTAGTGCATGGACCGTACACAAACTACCAGATGCAACGCTGGAAATCGTCGTACTTCAAGGATAACGTTGCAGTGCGATTTCACGATGATGCGGATAAGCCAGAAAACTGGCTAGATCTAAATAGCGTAACTTTCATGTAGCATTTATTCACCACTCCATAGCATGATCTTGACCATTcacatcttcttcttcgtttcCCTCATCGACATAGGCCTTCAGCTGCCCGGCAACTTTAGTGCAAGCTTCCTCAACGTCCTCCAAAGTCAATGAATCCCCTGAAGCACTCCCGGATTGCCTATGTAGTGACAATAACACATTTCTCAGCTTGTTTCTCACCTTGACTATCCTCGATTCGTACTCGgcaacagcagcatcaTCATTACTCATCTCGATTTCAGCCAGAAGCCGGTCAATGCTCTCAACATTCTTCAGAATGTTGCTGCCGTCGACAAGGGAGCTTTTTAAAACCTCCAGGATCCCTTGTATCTGTCCT includes:
- the LIN1 gene encoding U5 snRNP complex subunit LIN1 (ancestral locus Anc_1.96), whose translation is MLHNGSKPARIEQETIKEDVSLEYADYEQAPEPLRKRRKISLTGYESDSSDEEDSDIETVSKSDGKQKASEYAIEDDMFAADEVDQASRNAGNDEEYDHDQYDEDTIDDSPETHLPDDGDFQVEAFNLVEEREKGYLDEAGNYIPTKDHDEDAMQDQDLWINDFKDVQKAAASQKHAESSRRMENRKVQQSSRHYMIDEALLRFYFFLSCDGTIVDTLAKLNKRRETGCQYVLNSINYISDLINSLEQKGLEDVYLLKRANVAALYKEECLSDSAVIDDYKSLIWSFSWSKKPSVVHGPYTNYQMQRWKSSYFKDNVAVRFHDDADKPENWLDLNSVTFM
- the LTO1 gene encoding ribosome biosynthesis protein LTO1 (ancestral locus Anc_1.97) codes for the protein MDTDYLLNLEQQFYQEGYEQGSGEKARENYIEGKQFGLQVGFQRFVILGQIQGILEVLKSSLVDGSNILKNVESIDRLLAEIEMSNDDAAVAEYESRIVKVRNKLRNVLLSLHRQSGSASGDSLTLEDVEEACTKVAGQLKAYVDEGNEEEDVNGQDHAMEW